One segment of Pseudomonas sp. FP2196 DNA contains the following:
- a CDS encoding hybrid sensor histidine kinase/response regulator, whose amino-acid sequence MTPEQMRDASLLELFSLEAEAQTQVLSAGLLALERNPTQADHLESCMRAAHSLKGAARIVGIDSGVSVAHVMEDCLVSAQEGRLLLRPEHIDALLQGTDLLMRIATPANAPQPPDIEAYVALMGQLLDPSAPPAPVAAPIMAELQLEAPSVPAPSLEVPLESFEPAPRKNKRTTEGGERVLRVTAERLNSLLDLSSKSLVETQRLKPHLATMQRLKRMQNNGLRALENLNVHLKEHALSLEALEALEDARRLLAESQQLLIEKNAELDEFAWQASQRAQVLYDTALACRMRPFADVLSGQVRMVRDLGRSLGKQVRLEIEGEKTQVDRDVLEKLEAPLTHLLRNAVDHGIETPEQRVLKGKPEEGLIRLRASHQAGLLVLELSDDGNGVDLEKVRRSIVERQLSPPETAAQLSEEELLTFLFLPGFSLRDKVTEVSGRGVGLDAVQHMVRQLRGAVVLEQTAGEGSRFHLEVPLTLSVVRSLVVEVGEEAYAFPLAHIERMCDLAPEDIVQVEGRQHFWHEGRHVGLVAASQLLNRPASQSGGETLKVVVIRERDAIYGVAVERFIGERTLVVLPLDERLGKVQDISAGALLDDGSVVLIVDVEDMLRSVDKLLNTGRLERIARHGNQAAEVARKRVLVVDDSLTVRELQRKLLLNRGYDVAVAVDGMDGWNALRSEDFDLLITDIDMPRMDGIELVTLLRRDNRLQSLPVMVVSYKDREEDRRRGLDAGADYYLAKASFHDDALLDAVVELIGGARA is encoded by the coding sequence ATGACCCCCGAGCAAATGCGCGACGCCTCCTTGCTGGAGCTGTTCAGCCTTGAAGCCGAAGCCCAGACCCAAGTGCTGAGTGCAGGGCTGTTGGCGCTGGAGCGTAACCCGACCCAGGCCGATCACCTCGAATCGTGCATGCGTGCAGCGCACTCGCTCAAAGGCGCGGCGCGGATCGTCGGCATCGACAGCGGCGTCAGCGTCGCCCACGTCATGGAAGACTGTCTGGTCAGTGCGCAGGAAGGGCGTTTGTTGCTGCGCCCGGAACATATCGACGCGTTGTTGCAGGGCACCGACCTGCTGATGCGTATTGCCACGCCCGCGAACGCACCGCAACCGCCAGACATTGAGGCTTATGTGGCGTTGATGGGGCAACTGCTCGACCCGTCGGCACCGCCAGCACCGGTCGCTGCACCCATCATGGCCGAGTTGCAACTCGAAGCACCGTCAGTGCCGGCGCCTTCGTTAGAGGTTCCGCTCGAGTCATTCGAACCGGCCCCGCGCAAGAACAAACGCACCACCGAAGGCGGCGAGCGCGTGCTGCGCGTCACTGCCGAACGCCTGAACAGCCTGCTCGATCTGTCGAGCAAATCGCTGGTGGAAACCCAGCGCCTCAAGCCGCATCTGGCGACCATGCAACGCCTCAAACGGATGCAGAACAACGGTCTGCGCGCACTGGAAAACCTCAACGTCCACCTCAAGGAACACGCGTTGAGCCTTGAGGCGCTGGAAGCGCTGGAAGATGCGCGGCGCTTGCTCGCTGAATCGCAGCAACTGCTGATCGAGAAAAACGCCGAACTCGACGAGTTCGCCTGGCAGGCCAGCCAACGAGCGCAAGTGCTTTATGACACCGCGTTGGCCTGCCGCATGCGGCCATTCGCCGATGTGCTCAGCGGTCAGGTACGCATGGTCCGCGATCTGGGCCGCAGTCTCGGCAAGCAGGTGCGGCTGGAGATCGAAGGCGAGAAGACTCAAGTCGACCGCGACGTGCTGGAAAAACTCGAAGCGCCGCTCACACATTTACTGCGCAACGCGGTTGACCACGGTATCGAAACCCCAGAGCAGCGTGTGCTCAAGGGCAAGCCTGAGGAGGGGCTGATCCGCCTGCGCGCCTCGCACCAGGCCGGACTGCTGGTGCTGGAGTTGAGCGATGACGGCAATGGTGTGGATCTGGAAAAGGTTCGCCGCAGCATCGTCGAGCGCCAGTTATCCCCACCCGAAACGGCGGCGCAGTTGAGCGAAGAAGAGCTGCTGACGTTCCTGTTTCTGCCCGGGTTCAGCCTGCGCGACAAGGTCACTGAAGTGTCCGGTCGCGGCGTCGGTCTGGATGCGGTGCAGCACATGGTGCGTCAACTGCGCGGCGCGGTCGTGTTGGAGCAGACGGCGGGCGAGGGCAGCCGTTTTCATCTGGAAGTGCCGCTGACGTTGTCGGTGGTGCGCAGTCTGGTGGTGGAAGTCGGCGAAGAGGCTTACGCCTTTCCGCTGGCGCATATCGAGCGTATGTGCGATCTGGCCCCCGAGGACATCGTGCAGGTCGAGGGGCGCCAGCATTTCTGGCACGAAGGCCGGCATGTCGGGCTGGTCGCGGCCAGTCAGTTGCTGAACCGTCCGGCCAGCCAGAGCGGCGGGGAAACCCTGAAAGTCGTGGTGATTCGCGAGCGCGATGCGATTTACGGTGTGGCGGTCGAGCGTTTTATTGGCGAGCGCACGCTGGTGGTATTGCCGCTGGACGAGCGTCTGGGCAAAGTGCAGGACATTTCCGCCGGGGCCTTGCTCGATGACGGTTCGGTGGTGTTGATCGTCGACGTCGAGGACATGCTGCGTTCGGTGGACAAACTGCTCAATACCGGGCGCCTGGAACGCATCGCCCGCCACGGCAATCAAGCGGCAGAAGTGGCGCGCAAGCGAGTGCTGGTGGTCGACGACTCGCTGACCGTGCGCGAACTGCAACGCAAGCTGCTGCTCAATCGCGGCTACGACGTGGCGGTGGCGGTGGACGGCATGGACGGCTGGAACGCGCTGCGTTCGGAGGACTTCGATTTGCTGATCACCGACATCGACATGCCGCGCATGGACGGCATCGAACTGGTCACCCTGCTGCGTCGCGACAACCGTCTGCAATCGCTGCCGGTGATGGTGGTGTCGTACAAGGATCGCGAAGAAGACCGGCGCCGTGGCCTGGACGCTGGCGCCGACTATTATTTAGCCAAAGCCAGTTTTCATGACGACGCCCTGCTCGATGCAGTGGTCGAGCTGATCGGGGGAGCGCGGGCATGA
- a CDS encoding chemotaxis protein CheW has protein sequence MIPSDTLNVTHEDARAIDDCWNRIGIHGDKSCPLLEEHIHCRNCSVYSAAATRLLDRYALQQDERDPVAIAVETELKTRSLLMFRLGEEWLGLATRSLVEVAPMQAIHSLPHQRSRALLGVANVRGALVACLSLVELLDLDGNAAPANGGRIMPRMLIIAANGGPVVVPVDEVDGIHAIDERILDAASQSGAQASAKYTRGVLQYRGRSLRWLDEEQLLSAVTRSLT, from the coding sequence ATGATCCCGTCCGACACCTTGAACGTCACCCACGAAGACGCCCGGGCCATCGATGACTGCTGGAACCGCATCGGCATTCACGGCGACAAGTCGTGCCCGTTGCTGGAAGAACACATCCATTGCCGCAACTGCTCGGTGTACTCCGCCGCCGCCACACGCCTGCTCGATCGCTATGCCTTGCAGCAGGACGAGCGTGACCCGGTGGCGATTGCCGTCGAAACCGAGCTGAAAACCCGTTCGCTGCTGATGTTCCGTCTCGGCGAAGAATGGCTCGGGCTGGCGACACGCAGTCTGGTTGAAGTGGCACCGATGCAGGCGATTCACTCGTTGCCGCACCAGCGCTCGCGGGCCTTGCTTGGCGTGGCGAATGTGCGCGGTGCGCTGGTGGCGTGCCTGTCGCTGGTCGAACTGCTGGATCTGGATGGCAACGCGGCCCCGGCCAACGGCGGGCGAATCATGCCGCGCATGCTGATCATCGCCGCCAATGGCGGGCCGGTGGTGGTGCCGGTGGATGAAGTCGACGGCATCCATGCGATTGACGAGCGAATTCTCGACGCCGCCTCGCAATCCGGTGCACAAGCCAGCGCCAAATACACCCGTGGCGTCCTGCAGTATCGGGGCCGCAGCCTGCGTTGGCTGGATGAAGAACAGCTGCTGTCCGCCGTGACCCGGAGCCTCACATGA
- a CDS encoding chemotaxis protein CheW gives MSEIIAKRSVAQVAKKALFLLFRIGSERYALRATEVAEVLPRLPLKPIARAPQWVAGVFAYRGAVVPVIDLSALTFGQSAEARTSTRLVLVHYRPDAAQAAQWLGLILEQATDTLRCDPEDFQPYGLDNREAPYLGPVREDAQGLVQWVRVSDLLDDSVRGLLFPNPPRDPAQLEAQS, from the coding sequence ATGAGCGAGATCATCGCCAAACGCAGCGTCGCCCAAGTGGCGAAGAAGGCGTTGTTCCTGTTGTTTCGTATCGGCAGCGAGCGCTACGCCTTGCGCGCCACTGAAGTGGCGGAAGTGCTGCCGCGTCTGCCGTTGAAACCGATTGCCCGCGCGCCGCAATGGGTCGCCGGGGTGTTTGCCTATCGTGGTGCGGTGGTGCCGGTGATTGATCTCAGTGCGCTGACTTTTGGTCAGTCTGCCGAGGCGCGCACCAGCACGCGTCTGGTGCTGGTTCACTATCGCCCGGACGCAGCACAAGCGGCGCAATGGCTCGGGCTGATTCTTGAGCAGGCCACCGACACTTTGCGCTGCGATCCCGAGGATTTTCAGCCTTACGGCCTCGACAACCGGGAAGCGCCGTACCTCGGCCCGGTACGCGAGGACGCGCAAGGGCTGGTGCAATGGGTCCGAGTCAGTGACTTGCTCGATGATTCAGTGCGCGGGTTGCTGTTTCCGAATCCGCCACGGGATCCGGCGCAGCTTGAGGCGCAATCATGA
- a CDS encoding Hcp family type VI secretion system effector has protein sequence MATPAYMSVTGEKQGLITAGAFTADSVGNTYQEGHEDQVMVQAFSHDVIIPRDPQSGQPTGQRVHKPVVITKVYDKASPLLQAALTSGERMSEIVIQWFRTSAQGTQEHYYTTKLEDAIIVAINNKMHNCQDPGNSHFTHLEEVQFTYRKITWTHEVSGTSGSDDWRAPVV, from the coding sequence ATGGCAACACCAGCGTACATGTCGGTTACCGGCGAAAAACAAGGCCTGATCACTGCCGGCGCCTTCACCGCCGACTCCGTTGGCAACACCTATCAGGAAGGCCACGAAGACCAGGTTATGGTTCAGGCTTTCAGCCACGACGTGATCATCCCGCGTGACCCACAATCCGGTCAGCCAACCGGTCAGCGCGTTCACAAGCCAGTTGTGATCACCAAGGTCTACGACAAGGCTTCGCCTCTGCTGCAAGCCGCTCTGACTTCCGGCGAGCGCATGAGCGAAATCGTTATCCAGTGGTTCCGTACTTCGGCTCAAGGTACTCAAGAGCACTACTACACCACCAAACTGGAAGACGCGATCATCGTCGCCATCAACAACAAAATGCACAACTGCCAGGATCCAGGCAACTCGCACTTCACCCACCTGGAAGAAGTGCAGTTCACCTACCGCAAAATCACCTGGACCCACGAAGTATCCGGTACTTCGGGTTCCGATGACTGGCGTGCTCCAGTCGTTTAA
- a CDS encoding protein-glutamate O-methyltransferase CheR, with product MSGDQRFFDFLKERIGLDVTSVGPAIIERAVRQRTTLSQAANAAEYWQLLQGSRDEQQALIEAVIVPETWFFRYPESFATLGKLARKRLGELNNMRALRILSLPCSTGEEPYSIAMALLDAGLKPHQFKVDGMDVSPISVEKARRALYGKNSFRGQDLDFRERHFTPEQDGHQVNDNVREQVRLQVGNVLDPSLLVNEPAFDFVFCRNLLIYFDLPTQKQVFEVLKRLTHIDGVLFIGPAEGSLLGRLGMRSIGIPQSFAFSRHSEPVPEPLPIPKPIPLPVSQPLRSAPPPPVRNRPFAAVTPLPITSKSANTDAATLLANIAALANEGKSAEARAACDQFLRSHEPVAQVFYWLGLLSDVAGLTLEAQGYYRKALYLEPQHPEALMHLAALLQAQGDSAGARRLQERAARSGRTADSERKR from the coding sequence ATGAGCGGCGATCAGCGCTTTTTCGACTTCCTCAAGGAACGCATCGGCCTTGATGTCACGTCGGTGGGGCCGGCGATCATCGAGCGGGCGGTGCGTCAGCGCACCACACTTTCGCAAGCCGCCAATGCCGCCGAATATTGGCAACTGCTGCAAGGCTCGCGAGATGAGCAACAGGCGCTGATCGAAGCGGTGATCGTTCCCGAAACCTGGTTTTTCCGTTACCCGGAATCTTTCGCCACGCTGGGCAAACTGGCGCGCAAGCGCCTCGGCGAGCTGAACAACATGCGCGCCTTGCGCATCCTCAGCCTGCCGTGTTCCACCGGCGAAGAGCCCTATTCAATTGCCATGGCGTTGCTTGATGCAGGACTCAAACCGCATCAATTCAAGGTCGACGGCATGGACGTCAGCCCGATCTCGGTGGAAAAGGCGCGGCGCGCTTTGTACGGCAAGAACTCGTTTCGCGGCCAGGATCTGGACTTCCGCGAGCGGCATTTTACGCCTGAGCAGGACGGCCATCAGGTCAACGATAACGTCCGCGAACAAGTGCGTTTGCAGGTCGGCAACGTCCTCGATCCGTCGTTGTTGGTCAACGAGCCAGCCTTCGACTTTGTGTTCTGCCGCAACCTGCTGATCTATTTCGATCTGCCGACCCAGAAGCAGGTCTTCGAAGTGCTCAAGCGCCTGACCCACATTGACGGCGTGCTGTTTATCGGCCCGGCCGAGGGCAGTCTGCTCGGGCGGCTGGGCATGCGTTCGATCGGCATCCCGCAGTCGTTTGCGTTCAGTCGCCACAGCGAGCCTGTGCCGGAGCCGCTGCCGATCCCCAAACCCATTCCGTTGCCCGTCAGCCAACCGCTGCGCAGTGCGCCGCCACCGCCGGTGCGCAATCGTCCGTTTGCCGCTGTGACGCCGCTGCCGATCACCAGCAAAAGCGCAAACACGGACGCTGCAACGTTGCTGGCCAACATTGCTGCGCTGGCCAACGAAGGTAAAAGTGCCGAAGCCCGCGCCGCGTGCGATCAGTTTTTGCGCAGCCACGAGCCGGTGGCGCAGGTCTTCTATTGGCTCGGCCTGCTCAGCGATGTCGCCGGTCTGACGCTTGAGGCCCAGGGTTATTACCGCAAAGCCTTGTACCTCGAACCGCAACACCCCGAAGCGCTGATGCACCTGGCCGCGTTGCTGCAAGCCCAGGGCGACAGCGCCGGTGCCAGACGATTGCAGGAACGCGCCGCGCGTAGCGGGCGCACCGCCGACAGTGAGCGTAAACGATGA
- a CDS encoding PleD family two-component system response regulator, which yields MNDLQIDDIKTDENAAMVLLVDDQAMIGEAVRRGLSNEENIDFHFCSDPHQAIAQAVRIKPTVILQDLVMPGLDGLSLVREYRNHPATKDIPIIVLSTKEDPLIKSAAFSAGANDYLVKLPDTIELVARIRYHSRSYMTLLQRDAAYRALRVSQQQLLDTNLVLQRLMNSDGLTGLSNRRHFDEYLELEWRRSLRDQSQLSLLMIDVDYFKSYNDSFGHVEGDEALRKVATAIRDASARPSDLPARYGGEEFALVLPNTSPGGARLVAEKLRQTVAALKIPHNTPSEGASLTISIGLATMVPQAGSDCRLLISAADRGLYLAKNNGRNQVGIE from the coding sequence ATGAATGATTTACAGATCGATGACATTAAAACCGACGAAAACGCCGCCATGGTGTTGTTGGTGGACGATCAGGCGATGATCGGCGAAGCCGTGCGCCGTGGGCTGTCGAATGAAGAGAACATCGACTTCCACTTCTGCTCTGACCCGCACCAGGCCATCGCGCAGGCGGTGCGGATCAAGCCGACGGTGATCCTGCAGGATCTGGTCATGCCCGGCCTCGATGGCCTGAGCCTGGTGCGCGAATACCGTAATCACCCGGCGACCAAGGACATCCCGATCATCGTTCTGTCGACCAAAGAGGACCCGCTGATCAAGAGCGCGGCGTTCTCCGCTGGCGCCAACGACTATCTGGTGAAACTGCCGGACACCATCGAACTGGTGGCGCGCATCCGTTATCACTCGCGCTCCTACATGACCTTGTTGCAGCGCGACGCCGCGTACCGTGCGCTGCGGGTCAGTCAGCAGCAGTTGCTCGATACCAACCTGGTGCTGCAACGGCTGATGAACTCCGATGGCCTGACCGGGCTGTCCAACCGCCGTCACTTTGACGAATACCTGGAGCTGGAGTGGCGCCGCTCGCTGCGTGACCAGAGCCAGTTGTCGTTGTTGATGATCGACGTCGATTACTTCAAGTCCTACAACGACAGCTTCGGCCATGTCGAAGGCGACGAAGCGCTGCGCAAGGTTGCTACGGCGATCCGCGACGCCAGCGCGCGGCCGTCGGACTTGCCGGCGCGTTATGGCGGCGAGGAGTTTGCGCTGGTGCTGCCGAACACATCACCGGGCGGTGCGCGGCTGGTGGCGGAAAAGTTGCGCCAGACCGTGGCGGCGCTGAAGATTCCGCACAATACGCCGAGCGAAGGGGCCAGCCTGACGATCAGCATCGGCTTGGCGACGATGGTGCCGCAGGCGGGCAGTGATTGCCGGTTGCTGATTTCGGCGGCGGATCGTGGGTTGTATCTGGCGAAGAACAATGGCCGTAATCAGGTGGGGATCGAGTAA
- a CDS encoding methyl-accepting chemotaxis protein translates to MKNWTLRQRILASFAVIIAIMLLMVVVSYSRLLKIEASENSVRDDAIPGVYYSSMIRGAWVDSYLQTQELLGLKEGQGISSEDAADFKAFENRLQEQMANYRKTMATDEDRNEFAAFEKYHDAYMQIQDQVLSLHGRNLEADALKLFNEKLTPAWYSGRMKLNDIIGENKAVADQAMANIDDAVASAKISMFISLLVAVLAAGACGLLLMRAIMAPMNRIVEILEIMRTGDLSSRLNLDRKDEFGAVETGFNDMMTELTALVSQAQRSSVQVTTSVTEIAATSKQQQATATETAATTTEIGATSREIAATSRDLVRTMTEVSTAADQASVLAGSGQQGLARMEDTMHSVMGAADLVNAKLAILNEKAGNINQVVVTIVKVADQTNLLSLNAAIEAEKAGEYGRGFAVVATEVRRLADQTAVATYDIEQMVREIQSAVSAGVMGMDKFSEEVRRGMSEVQQVGEQLSQIIHQVQALAPRVLMVNEGMQAQATGAEQINHALVQLGDASSQTVESLRQASFAIDELSQVAVGLRSGVSRFKV, encoded by the coding sequence GTGAAGAACTGGACGTTGCGCCAACGCATTTTGGCGAGCTTTGCGGTGATTATCGCCATCATGTTGCTGATGGTTGTCGTCTCGTATTCACGGCTGTTGAAGATCGAGGCCAGTGAAAACAGCGTCCGTGACGACGCGATTCCCGGCGTCTATTACAGCTCGATGATCCGTGGTGCATGGGTCGACAGTTACTTGCAGACCCAAGAGCTGCTCGGCCTGAAGGAAGGGCAGGGCATCAGCAGCGAAGATGCGGCGGACTTCAAGGCGTTCGAAAACCGCCTGCAGGAACAGATGGCCAACTACCGCAAGACCATGGCCACCGATGAGGACCGTAACGAATTCGCTGCCTTCGAGAAGTATCACGATGCCTACATGCAGATTCAGGACCAGGTGCTGAGCCTGCACGGGCGCAATCTGGAGGCCGATGCGCTCAAGCTGTTCAATGAGAAACTGACTCCGGCCTGGTACAGCGGCCGGATGAAACTCAACGACATCATCGGCGAGAACAAGGCAGTTGCCGACCAGGCGATGGCCAACATCGATGACGCGGTTGCGTCTGCCAAGATCAGCATGTTCATCTCGCTGCTGGTGGCCGTTCTGGCGGCCGGTGCCTGCGGTCTGCTGCTGATGCGCGCGATCATGGCGCCGATGAACCGCATCGTGGAAATTCTCGAAATCATGCGCACCGGCGACTTGAGCAGCCGACTGAACCTCGACCGCAAAGACGAATTCGGCGCAGTGGAAACCGGCTTCAACGACATGATGACCGAGCTGACCGCGCTGGTGTCCCAGGCGCAACGCTCGTCGGTGCAAGTGACTACCTCGGTGACCGAGATCGCCGCCACCTCCAAGCAGCAGCAAGCCACCGCGACTGAAACCGCCGCCACCACCACCGAGATTGGCGCGACCTCCCGTGAGATTGCCGCCACTTCGCGGGATCTGGTGCGCACCATGACCGAAGTCTCCACCGCCGCCGATCAGGCTTCTGTACTTGCCGGTTCCGGCCAGCAGGGCCTGGCGCGCATGGAAGACACCATGCACTCGGTGATGGGCGCTGCTGATCTGGTCAACGCCAAACTGGCGATCCTCAACGAGAAGGCCGGCAACATCAATCAGGTGGTGGTGACCATCGTCAAGGTCGCCGACCAGACCAACCTGCTCTCGCTTAACGCGGCGATCGAGGCCGAGAAGGCCGGCGAATACGGTCGCGGTTTTGCCGTGGTCGCCACCGAAGTGCGGCGCCTGGCGGATCAGACCGCCGTCGCGACCTATGACATTGAACAAATGGTCCGTGAGATCCAGTCGGCCGTGTCGGCGGGCGTGATGGGCATGGACAAGTTCTCTGAAGAAGTGCGCCGTGGCATGTCCGAAGTGCAGCAGGTCGGTGAGCAGTTGTCGCAGATCATCCATCAGGTGCAGGCGCTGGCGCCGCGAGTGTTGATGGTCAACGAAGGCATGCAGGCCCAGGCCACCGGCGCCGAGCAGATCAATCATGCGCTGGTGCAGTTGGGCGACGCCAGCAGCCAGACTGTCGAGTCGTTGCGTCAGGCCAGTTTCGCTATCGACGAACTGAGCCAGGTGGCCGTCGGGCTGCGCAGCGGCGTTTCGCGATTCAAAGTCTGA
- the prfB gene encoding peptide chain release factor 2 (programmed frameshift) has translation MEINPILNTIKDLSERSETIRGYLDYDQKHERLTEVNRELEDPSVWNKPEYAQELGRERAALAQIVDTLDELNGGLADCRDLLDMAVEENDEGAVGDVVAELARLEENLAKLEFRRMFSHEMDPNNAYLDIQAGSGGTEAQDWANILLRMYLRWADKRGFDATIMELSAGEVAGIKGATVHIKGEYAFGWLRTEIGVHRLVRKSPFDSGNRRHTSFSAVFVSPEIDDKVEIEINPADLRIDTYRSSGAGGQHVNTTDSAVRITHVPTNTVVSCQNERSQHANKDTAMKMLRAKLYEQEMQKRNAASQALEDTKSDIGWGHQIRSYVLDASRIKDLRTNIERSDCDKVLDGDIDEYLEASLKSGL, from the exons ATGGAAATCAACCCGATCCTGAACACCATCAAGGACCTGTCCGAGCGCTCCGAAACTATTCGGGGGTATCTT GACTACGATCAAAAGCATGAGCGTCTGACCGAGGTCAATCGCGAGCTTGAAGATCCGAGTGTCTGGAACAAACCTGAATACGCCCAGGAACTGGGCCGCGAGCGCGCTGCGCTGGCGCAGATCGTCGATACCCTCGACGAACTGAACGGCGGTCTGGCCGATTGCCGCGACCTGCTGGACATGGCTGTCGAAGAAAACGACGAAGGCGCAGTGGGCGATGTTGTCGCCGAACTGGCCCGTCTCGAGGAAAACCTCGCCAAGCTTGAATTCCGCCGCATGTTCAGCCATGAAATGGACCCGAACAACGCGTACCTGGACATCCAGGCCGGTTCCGGTGGCACCGAAGCCCAGGACTGGGCCAACATCCTGCTGCGCATGTACCTGCGCTGGGCTGACAAACGCGGTTTCGACGCGACCATCATGGAACTGTCGGCCGGTGAAGTCGCCGGTATCAAAGGCGCGACCGTGCACATCAAGGGCGAATACGCCTTTGGCTGGCTGCGCACCGAGATCGGCGTGCACCGTCTGGTGCGCAAGAGTCCGTTCGACTCCGGCAACCGTCGCCACACCTCGTTCTCCGCGGTTTTCGTCTCGCCAGAGATCGATGACAAGGTGGAAATCGAAATCAACCCGGCAGACCTGCGGATCGACACCTATCGTTCCTCCGGTGCCGGTGGTCAGCACGTAAACACCACCGACTCGGCCGTACGTATTACTCACGTACCGACCAACACCGTGGTCAGCTGCCAGAACGAACGTTCCCAGCACGCCAACAAAGACACCGCCATGAAAATGCTGCGGGCCAAGTTGTACGAGCAGGAAATGCAGAAACGTAACGCCGCGTCCCAGGCGCTGGAAGACACCAAGTCCGATATCGGCTGGGGTCACCAGATCCGCTCCTACGTGCTTGATGCCTCGCGTATCAAGGATTTGCGGACCAACATCGAACGCAGCGACTGCGACAAGGTGCTCGATGGCGACATCGATGAATACCTGGAAGCCAGCCTGAAATCGGGGCTGTAA
- a CDS encoding chemotaxis response regulator protein-glutamate methylesterase, with product MKIAIVNDMPLAVEALRRALAFEPAHQVVWVAYNGAEAVRLCAENTPDLILMDLIMPVMDGVEATRRIMAESPCAIVIVTVDRQQNVHRVFEAMGHGALDVVDTPALGAGNAQEAAAPLLRKILNIGWLIGEKPTRSRPVPAPQRSSASCQRLVAIGSSAGGPAALEVLLKGLPRSFSAAIVLVQHVDQVFAAGMAEWLASASGLDVRLAREGEPPQAGAVLLAGTNHHIRLLKDGTLAYTAEPVNEIYRPSIDVFFESVASYWNGDAVGVLLTGMGRDGAQGLKLMRQQGYLTIAQDQQSSAVYGMPKAAAAIDAAVEIRPLEKIAPRLLEIFPK from the coding sequence ATGAAGATTGCGATCGTCAACGACATGCCGCTGGCGGTGGAGGCCCTGCGCCGGGCGCTGGCCTTCGAGCCTGCGCATCAGGTGGTCTGGGTCGCGTACAACGGCGCCGAGGCGGTACGCCTGTGCGCCGAAAACACCCCGGATCTGATCCTGATGGATCTGATCATGCCGGTGATGGACGGTGTCGAGGCTACGCGGCGGATCATGGCGGAAAGTCCATGCGCGATCGTGATCGTCACGGTCGATCGCCAGCAGAACGTGCATCGGGTCTTCGAAGCCATGGGCCACGGTGCGCTGGATGTCGTAGACACACCCGCACTTGGTGCCGGCAACGCTCAGGAAGCGGCAGCACCACTGCTGCGCAAGATCCTCAACATCGGCTGGCTGATCGGCGAGAAGCCCACGCGTTCGCGTCCGGTCCCGGCGCCCCAGCGCAGTTCGGCGTCGTGCCAGCGGCTGGTGGCGATCGGCTCGTCCGCAGGCGGGCCAGCGGCGCTGGAAGTGCTGCTCAAAGGTTTGCCGCGCAGTTTTTCTGCGGCCATCGTCCTGGTGCAACACGTTGACCAAGTGTTCGCCGCCGGCATGGCCGAATGGCTGGCCAGCGCCAGCGGCCTGGACGTGCGTCTGGCCCGCGAAGGCGAACCGCCGCAGGCCGGCGCGGTGCTTCTGGCCGGCACCAATCACCATATTCGATTATTGAAAGACGGCACGCTGGCCTACACCGCCGAACCGGTCAATGAGATCTACCGACCGTCGATCGACGTGTTTTTTGAAAGCGTGGCCAGCTACTGGAACGGCGATGCGGTCGGGGTTTTATTGACCGGGATGGGACGCGACGGCGCGCAAGGGCTTAAGCTCATGCGCCAACAGGGTTACTTGACCATCGCGCAGGATCAGCAAAGCAGTGCGGTGTACGGCATGCCCAAGGCAGCAGCGGCGATTGATGCCGCCGTAGAAATCCGTCCACTGGAAAAGATAGCGCCACGATTGCTGGAGATTTTCCCTAAATGA